The Pirellulales bacterium genome segment CGAGATCACGGCTCTGCACCACCGCGGGCGGCCGATCTTGGTCGGTACGGTATCCATCGAAAAGAGTGAAAAGCTGAGCGCGATGCTCAATCGTCGCGGCATCAAGCACGAGGTCCTCAACGCCAAGCATCATGAGCGCGAGGCCGAGATCGTGGCCCAGGCCGGGCGCAAAGGCGCCGTAACGATCGCCACAAATATGGCTGGCCGCGGTACTGACATCGTCCTGGGGGGCAATCCCGAGACGATGGCCTGGGCCCTCTTGCAGGACAAGTACGAGACGCGTCTGGATGTGCCGCAGGAAGAATGGAACACGCTCGTCCGCGAGATCGAAGAGCGCGAACGCATGAAGGTGGCGGGCGAAGAAGTGAAATCGCTCGGCGGGCTGCACATCGTCGGCACCGAACGGCACGAAGCCCGTCGCATAGATCTTCAGTTGCGCGGCCGTTGCGGTCGCCAGGGAGATCCTGGTTCGAGCCGATTCTTTCTCTCGCTGGAAGACGACCTCATGCGAATCTTCGCCGGCGAGTGGGTGAAGAACATGCTCACGCGGCTAGGTATGCAAGAGGGCGAGGCCATCGAAAGCCGCATGGTCAGCCGGCGCATCGAAGGGGCACAGAAAAAGGTCGAGGAGCGCAACTTCGATATCCGCAAAAACCTGCTCGAATACGACGAGGTGATGGACGAGCAGCGCAAGCGGGTTTATGGGTTCCGCCAGGACATCCTGGACGGCGGCAACTGCAAAATCAAGATTCTGGAAATGATCGACACCCAGGTTGACACCTACCTGGCAGATTTTCTCGACAAAGACTACAGCGCCTCGACGTTTGCCAAAGCCGCCGGCGCCGAGTTGGGCATTGAGCTTGATCCGCGCGATTTCCGCGGCATGGATTATGCTTCCGCGCAAGCCCGCGCCAAGGAAGAGGCGGCGCGTCTCGCCGAGGGACAGATCCTCGATACGATCGAAGAGAATGTGCCCGAGGATGCCGACCAAGACGAGTGGAACTGGGAGGCGCTGGCAAAGTTTCTCAACACCCGCTGGAAACTCAACTATCGCGATCGAGACCTGAAAAAGATTGGCCGCGAAGGCCTGACAGAGACCCTGCTGGAACAAGCACGCGAAGCGATCGATAAGGTCGACCTGTCTCCGGCCGAGCGGGTGCTGGACGAAGGCTTTGCCATCCGCACGGCGTGCGGGTGGGTGCAATACAAGTTCGGCGTTCAGCTTAATCCCGACGAGGTTAAAAAGCTCGATGCCCGCGCTTTCACGCAGATGGTGCGGGAACGAGCCCATGCCGCCTACGACGAGAAAGAGGCGGAGTTTCCCGTGCGGGCCGCGCTGTCGCATTTCACCGCGCGCGACGCGCAGGGCCAGAAACGCTACGACCGCGATCAGCTCGTGGCCTGGGCTCGGCAGCGCTTTCATATCGATTTGAACGTCGATGACCTGCGCAACATGCAGCGAGAAGAAATCCAGCAGATGCTGGTCGAGTACAGCAAGCAAGCCCTCGCTCACGCGAATCAGACTCTCGCCGAGGCGCACCAACAGGTTGTAAAAATCTTCGGCGACGATTCAGACTCGCAGGCAACGGTGCGCGCGGCAACCGGCGGTAACGGCGCGCTCAGTTCTTTGACGGCCTGGTTGCGCGAGCGGATGGATTTCGATATCACTCCCGACGCGATCGCTGAGCTCGACCGCGACGAGCTGGAAAAGAAGCTGACTGTCGCCGTCGAGGATCGCTACCGCCCTGAAATCCGCCGCCTGGAGCGCGATGTTGTTCTGTATGTGCTCGACACCATGTGGAAAGACCACTTGTTGGCCATGGACCATCTGCGTTCGAGCGTCGGTTTGCGCGGCTACGCGCAAGTCGACCCCAAGGTGGAGTACAAACGGGAAGGTATGCGGACGTTCGAGCAGATGTGGAGTTCGCTCGGCGAGCGAGTAACCGACATGATCTTCCGCATGGAAGAGCTGGATGAAGGTTTTGTGGGCTCGACCTGGACGGAAAGCCAGGCGACACACGATTCACCCGCCCCCAGCACTGCCATGATGACGAGCGATCAGCAAACCGCGATTGATAGCTCGGACGCTCCGGCCAAGATCGAACCGATCCGAAATCGTGGCGAACATGTGGGCCGCAACGATCCGTGCCCCTGTGGCAGCGGCAAGAAGTTCAAGAATTGCCACATGCGGACCGGCGGCAATCGCTCGTAGGGTAGGTGGAACTCCTTGTTGATGAGGATTCCATCGTCAAGGGTGCCGCGAGTGCCAAGTGCATTACGTTCGTCAAAATGATTGAGAACGGCGCGGGAAAGGATTCCCTCCATGCCTTATTTGCTGAATCTCGGCTACCTGGTCTTGGTGCTCGTCGCCTCCCCCTGGCTCTTGTACCAAGCCCTGAAGCGCGGGAAGTACCGCATGGGCATGGCCGAGAAGCTGCTGGGGCTGGTGCCAGTACGCACCGGCAGCCGGCCCTGCCTGTGGCTGCACGCGGTTAGCGTTGGCGAAGTCAACTTGCTTGCGCCGCTGCTGGCGGATATCCGCCGCAGCGAGCCGGGATGGGAGTGCGTAATCTCGGCAACCAGCTTGACAGGCTTCGTGCTGGCCAAAAAAAAATACGCCGACTACTCTGTTTTTTATTGCCCACTCGATTTTAGCTGGGCCGTTCGCGCGGCGATGCGTCGCATTCGACCGGCCTGCCTGGTCCTAGCCGAACTCGAGCTATGGCCCAATCTGATTCTGGCCGCGCATGCGAGCGGGGCTCGGGTGGCAATCATCAACGGCCGCCTCAGCGAGCGCAGCTTCCGAGGATACAGCCGGGCCCGCTTTCTGCTACGCCCGCTAATGTCCAAAATCGATTTTGTCGCGGCCCAGAACGACGAATTCGCTGAACGCTTCCGCGCATTGGGAGTCCGCGAGGAAGCGGTCCAAGTCACGGGCTCAATTAAGTTTGATGGTGCACAAACGCACCGTGCGAATCCGGCCACGCGCGCCTTGGCGCACGCAGCCGGTCTGGCGAATGACGATATCGTCTTTCTCGCCGGTAGCACACAGCAGCCTGAGGAGGCGCTCGCTCTTGCAACGTACCAGTCCCTGCGTGATCGATTCCCGCAATTACGGTTGATCCTGGTGCCAAGGCATCCCGAGCGTTTTGCCGAAGTTGCCGCCATGCTCGAAAGTTCACGCATCGCCTGGCAGCGGCGCAGCCAACTGGCCGCCGAAGGCATTTCTGCAACGGCACGCGTGCTGTTGGTAGACACGATTGGCGAACTTGGCGCCTGGTGGGGCACGGCCAGCATCGCCTTCGTTGGAGGTAGCCTGCACAAGCGCGGAGGCCAGAATATGATCGAACCGGCCGCTTATGGTGCGGCCGTGTCGTTTGGGCCGAACACGCGCAACTTTCGCGACATCGTGGCGCAGATGCTGGCTGCCGACGCGGCGATTGTTGTCCGGAGCGGCGACGAGCTCACTACCTTTGTCGAGCGCTGCCTAAGTGATGCGGTATTTGCGTCGGCGCTCGGCCAGCGTGCTCAAATGCTGGTGGCGGCGCAGGCAGGCGCCACCGGCCGCACATTGGCTGGCTTGGCCGACTTAATGCTGCCAGCTCGGCAATGTCACGAACGTGCCAATCGCTCGGCGGCTTAGGGCTTTGGCAGTCCCTGCCGCAGCAGCTTCGTCCCGATCTCGATGCGGTGATGAAGCGCGCGCCAGCAAGGCCGGTGATGATAGGTGCAGGGTGGCTACCGGCCCCTGTCGTCGGATTGTCGGCTACAATGTCTTCCCTCCGAGGCCGTTGGCCGAACTCATTGGCACAATGCCTTTGACTCGCACCCGTCACAAGAGAAAAGGCTAAGTGCATGGCATCGAACTTTACACGTGGACGCGTGCTACACGGCGTCGCGGTGGTCTTCGAAGGGGACGTGTGGGTCGAGGATCTGTCGGCCAAATCGGGACCGATTCCCTGGAAGGCCGGCTTCTTTGCGCCGCAAACCACACCCGTCATCAACGGTGACTGCCGCTTGGAGTTGAAGGATGGCCGTACGGGCACCATGACCTGTACCAAGAGTCAGCCTGGCATGAGCGGCGGGTCAAACTTGCAATTCGACGGAGTGGGTCCCCTGATCGGTGCAGGTGACAAGGGAACCGAAGAGTTCCTCCCCGAGCGCATTGATCTGCGCATCACGCGGGTCGAACTTGAGCAGTACGAACGCGCCGCCCGGCAAGAGAATCTCAGCCTTACGATCTGGATTCGCAACCGGCTGCGTGAAGCGATCAAGGCCAAGAGCAGCCCATAACCATCGACGCTGCGCAGGCACGTCTGGAGCTTTGACGAGTTGTTCAATGCGGTTCTGGCATACTGAGGTTTAAATGCTTCACCGCTCATCTAAATGGGCGCTATTCTTGCCGCCCAACCCGAAGCTGGAATGGGTTACCAAATTGCCGCAGTGTCACTTGCTGACGACCGGCACGAACTTGGGGGAATCAACCGCCCATCCGACACCCCCCGAGGCCGGCTAGAGCGTCCCCGTACGGATGAGAAACCAACGAATAAGGAAATAGAGCAGCGTCTGCTTTCGTTAGACGAATCGTTTGCCGACCGCCTTTCGGCGTTCCTTGCCGGCGTGGAATACGTTCAGGCAGGCGAATACCTACTGGCGCTCGAAATCCTGTGCGACAACTTGCACGAATACAACGTGCCGCTCAGCGCAGCGGAATTCGGCAAGATTGCGAGGCTTGCTCGAGTCTGCCAAATGAAGCAGGGGCGTGTGGATATGCTCAGGTCCCAAGTAACCCGATAACCGTGCGCCCTTAAGTTAGTGCCATTCAGTCTTAAGACACTCCCCGGCTGCTGGTAGTGGGGATTAGCCAAACATCGGGAGTGGGTGATTAGCGAGTGCAGGCCGGGGGTTCCGGGAAGGCGGTGGCGGCGAGTTAGTATGTTGCTGCTGGTCGGTGATAAAGCGGGCGCGCTCCCTAATCCTCGGATGCCTCGACGAACGGCCATAGCACATCGCGATTTGCTGTACTTACCTTGGCATCTTTGAAGCCCCCTACGACTCGTATCGCCTCTGGGTACAGGCGCCGAATGCGTTTGACCTCCTCGCGCTCTTGGGGCGTTAACCGCCGAACTCCATTCATTCTCGTGCCGTCCCAGGCGAGAACTGGCACATCTTGCGTGAGATTGACGAGTACTTCTATGTAGCCAGGCTCGCCAAATAGCTGAAGGAGATATGGACCCTGGACAGGAAGGGTGAAATAGTACCGCTCGCCGAATTCCGGCCCGCGCAGGGCTGCTCTTTGCCTGATCCAATTGACGTGGTAGGCCAGTATTGCGCCAAATGCCGTCAGCACGACGAACAGCGTTCCGATCCCAAACTGGAACCTGCGGCGGCGGGTGGGCGGAGTGGATTCGGTCATTCCGAGCTAGTTGGTTCGGGCGATGTTTGGGGATCTGGCATTGGCATCATGGCGTCGTCGGCGGCGGCATTGATACGGACGCGCTCCCTGTTTTCATTGAAGGCCATTGTTGCAATTGCCACGATAACCATGAACCACATTAACGTGCCCAGTCCGAACTGAAACAAGCGGCGATTCTGCCCCGGTGCGCTGGCGGCGTGGAACGTGGAAATAGCGAGCAGAAGCGCCAGGACCGATGCAGCGGTCCATCCGTAGGCCAGAAAAGGCCGATCCAACCACCGGCGCGGCGTACTCTTGGCGAAGCGAATTGAAACCGTGGGCGTAGGCACAAATCCTTCCAGATGCCGCGAGACGGCGTTGCGCGCTTCTTCTGGGACCATATCAATCACCTCGACCGATCCGTAGGACGGGCCGAGAAAAACTGCTCCTTCTGGCGACACCTTGAAGTCGTCCGAG includes the following:
- a CDS encoding MafI family immunity protein — translated: MGAILAAQPEAGMGYQIAAVSLADDRHELGGINRPSDTPRGRLERPRTDEKPTNKEIEQRLLSLDESFADRLSAFLAGVEYVQAGEYLLALEILCDNLHEYNVPLSAAEFGKIARLARVCQMKQGRVDMLRSQVTR
- a CDS encoding SEC-C metal-binding domain-containing protein, with the translated sequence MQVLERIWEIIGLIFGGLGRSFERSLTSLFGSSNARFVKRLQPKVDAINALEPKYQAMSDADLAAQTVEFRRRLAAGETLDDLLVEAFAICREAGRRWLGMRHYDVQMLGGMVLHSGAIAEMVTGEGKTLVATLPAYLNALEGKGVHVVTVNPYLARRDMEWMGPLYINLGLTVGAIYPDMDPELKQRAYECDITYGTNNEFGFDYLRDNMKPAAFGDDRYPKGRQQCQRKLHFAIVDEVDNILVDEARTPLIISGPAHDDVTRYSKADKIARQLKKDVHFEVKEKEHSAYLTDDGVREAEKLAGVETFYTAGNMDWPHLIDNALKAHYLYKRDVNYVVQGDEVIIVDEFTGRLMPGRQWSDGLHQSVEAKEGVRVKEETQTYATITLQNFFKLYDKISGMTGTAMTEAAEFWKIYKLDVIAIPTNKGMRRANFPDVIYRTEQEKYHAIVEEIERLHKWDVVEMKDRTERVGSIVKEHEDRVEFESQDRKDRQFLARSEITALHHRGRPILVGTVSIEKSEKLSAMLNRRGIKHEVLNAKHHEREAEIVAQAGRKGAVTIATNMAGRGTDIVLGGNPETMAWALLQDKYETRLDVPQEEWNTLVREIEERERMKVAGEEVKSLGGLHIVGTERHEARRIDLQLRGRCGRQGDPGSSRFFLSLEDDLMRIFAGEWVKNMLTRLGMQEGEAIESRMVSRRIEGAQKKVEERNFDIRKNLLEYDEVMDEQRKRVYGFRQDILDGGNCKIKILEMIDTQVDTYLADFLDKDYSASTFAKAAGAELGIELDPRDFRGMDYASAQARAKEEAARLAEGQILDTIEENVPEDADQDEWNWEALAKFLNTRWKLNYRDRDLKKIGREGLTETLLEQAREAIDKVDLSPAERVLDEGFAIRTACGWVQYKFGVQLNPDEVKKLDARAFTQMVRERAHAAYDEKEAEFPVRAALSHFTARDAQGQKRYDRDQLVAWARQRFHIDLNVDDLRNMQREEIQQMLVEYSKQALAHANQTLAEAHQQVVKIFGDDSDSQATVRAATGGNGALSSLTAWLRERMDFDITPDAIAELDRDELEKKLTVAVEDRYRPEIRRLERDVVLYVLDTMWKDHLLAMDHLRSSVGLRGYAQVDPKVEYKREGMRTFEQMWSSLGERVTDMIFRMEELDEGFVGSTWTESQATHDSPAPSTAMMTSDQQTAIDSSDAPAKIEPIRNRGEHVGRNDPCPCGSGKKFKNCHMRTGGNRS
- a CDS encoding polysaccharide biosynthesis/export family protein; translation: MNRLGWFLGIAGWLVAATLAALLALPGLAMHGQIAVGDVLKIQMVAPNQSFSDDFKVSPEGAVFLGPSYGSVEVIDMVPEEARNAVSRHLEGFVPTPTVSIRFAKSTPRRWLDRPFLAYGWTAASVLALLLAISTFHAASAPGQNRRLFQFGLGTLMWFMVIVAIATMAFNENRERVRINAAADDAMMPMPDPQTSPEPTSSE
- a CDS encoding 3-deoxy-D-manno-octulosonic acid transferase is translated as MPYLLNLGYLVLVLVASPWLLYQALKRGKYRMGMAEKLLGLVPVRTGSRPCLWLHAVSVGEVNLLAPLLADIRRSEPGWECVISATSLTGFVLAKKKYADYSVFYCPLDFSWAVRAAMRRIRPACLVLAELELWPNLILAAHASGARVAIINGRLSERSFRGYSRARFLLRPLMSKIDFVAAQNDEFAERFRALGVREEAVQVTGSIKFDGAQTHRANPATRALAHAAGLANDDIVFLAGSTQQPEEALALATYQSLRDRFPQLRLILVPRHPERFAEVAAMLESSRIAWQRRSQLAAEGISATARVLLVDTIGELGAWWGTASIAFVGGSLHKRGGQNMIEPAAYGAAVSFGPNTRNFRDIVAQMLAADAAIVVRSGDELTTFVERCLSDAVFASALGQRAQMLVAAQAGATGRTLAGLADLMLPARQCHERANRSAA